A portion of the Streptomyces sp. NBC_00376 genome contains these proteins:
- the rho gene encoding transcription termination factor Rho translates to MTISLEHPLQQGQLTADSTNTTEATGVLDLTHQGNGVLRVRDGLPSPGDVVVPAALIRRHGLRRGDAVTGLCDRPRTLSAVERVNGLFPQALRGRPHFRDLTPLHPRQRLRLETPSGGAAMRLVDLVAPVGKGQRGLVVAPPRTGKTVLLQQIAAAVAANHPECHLMVVLVDERPEEVTDMRRSVRGEVLASTFDRPAKEHIALAELAVERAKRLVEQGQDVVVLLDSLTRLCRAHNNASAAGGRTLSGGVDAAALLGPKQLFGAARLAEEGGSLTILATALVETGSRADDYFFEELKSTGNMELRLDRTLAQRRVHPAVNIPSSGTRREELLVPESELRLVRGLRRALHTRDPQAALETLLDRLRRTPDNASFLRAVHGTVPQARVCPDGTGADA, encoded by the coding sequence ATGACCATCTCTCTCGAACACCCGCTTCAGCAAGGGCAGTTGACCGCAGATTCCACGAACACCACCGAGGCCACCGGCGTACTCGACCTCACACACCAGGGGAACGGCGTACTGCGCGTACGGGACGGCCTCCCCTCCCCCGGCGACGTGGTGGTCCCGGCCGCCCTGATCCGCCGCCACGGCCTGCGCCGGGGCGACGCCGTGACCGGGCTCTGCGACCGGCCCCGCACCCTGTCCGCCGTGGAGCGGGTCAACGGCCTGTTCCCGCAGGCGCTCCGGGGCCGGCCCCACTTCCGTGACCTCACCCCGCTCCACCCGCGGCAGCGGCTGCGGCTGGAGACGCCGTCCGGCGGTGCCGCGATGCGGCTCGTCGACCTGGTCGCACCGGTCGGCAAGGGACAGCGCGGGCTCGTCGTCGCGCCACCCAGGACCGGCAAGACGGTGCTGCTCCAGCAGATCGCCGCGGCCGTCGCCGCCAACCACCCCGAGTGCCACCTGATGGTGGTGCTGGTCGACGAACGTCCCGAAGAGGTCACCGACATGCGCCGGTCCGTCCGGGGCGAGGTGCTCGCCTCGACCTTCGACCGGCCCGCGAAGGAACACATCGCGCTCGCCGAACTCGCGGTGGAACGTGCCAAGCGGCTGGTCGAACAGGGCCAGGACGTCGTCGTCCTGCTCGACTCCCTCACCCGCCTGTGCCGCGCCCACAACAACGCCTCCGCCGCGGGCGGACGCACCCTCAGCGGCGGTGTCGACGCGGCCGCCCTGCTCGGCCCCAAGCAGCTCTTCGGCGCCGCACGGCTCGCCGAGGAGGGCGGCTCCCTCACCATCCTGGCCACCGCGTTGGTGGAGACGGGCTCCCGCGCCGACGACTACTTCTTCGAGGAGCTGAAGAGCACCGGCAACATGGAACTCCGGCTCGACCGCACACTCGCCCAACGACGCGTCCACCCGGCCGTGAACATCCCGTCTTCCGGCACCCGGCGCGAGGAACTCCTCGTACCGGAGAGCGAGTTGCGGTTGGTACGCGGGCTGCGGCGCGCGCTGCACACCAGGGATCCGCAGGCCGCGCTGGAAACCCTGCTGGACCGGCTCCGCCGCACCCCGGACAACGCCTCGTTCCTCCGCGCCGTCCACGGCACCGTCCCACAAGCCCGAGTCTGTCCGGACGGCACCGGCGCGGACGCATAG
- the ctaD gene encoding aa3-type cytochrome oxidase subunit I — protein MTTTGTTGPADAEEAYANELPVHAKEPGNVVIKWLTTTDHKTIGTLYLVTSFAFFVVGGVLALVMRAELARPGMQIVSPEQFNQAFTIHGTIMLLMFATPLFAGFTNWIMPLQIGAPDVAFPRLNMFAYWLYLFGSVIVVAGFLTPNGAADFGWFAYSPLTDAVRSPGIGSDMWIMGLAFSGFGTILGSVNFITTIICLRAPGMTMFRMPIFVWNVLLTAVLVLLAFPVLAAALLVLEADRKFGAHVFDPANGGALLWQHLFWFFGHPEVYIIALPFFGIVSEIIPVFSRKPIFGYIGLISATIAIAGLSATVWAHHMFVTGGVLLPFFSFMTFLIAVPTGVKFFNWIGTMWHGALSFETPMLWSIGFLVTFLFGGLTGVILASPPMDFHVSDSYFVVAHFHYVVFGTVVFAMFAGFHFWWPKFTGKMLDERLGKITFWTLFVGFHGTFLVQHWLGAEGMPRRYADYLAADGFTALNTISTISSFLLGLSMLPFFYNVWKTAKYGRNVGVDDPWGYGRSLEWATSCPPPRHNFLTLPRIRSESPAFDLHHPSVRALDEALNRPVTELPRTRGDERD, from the coding sequence GTGACGACGACGGGCACAACAGGGCCGGCCGACGCGGAGGAGGCGTACGCGAACGAGCTCCCGGTCCACGCGAAGGAACCGGGAAACGTCGTCATCAAGTGGCTGACCACCACCGACCACAAGACGATCGGCACGCTCTACCTCGTCACCTCGTTCGCCTTCTTCGTCGTGGGCGGTGTGCTGGCCCTCGTCATGCGCGCCGAACTGGCGCGTCCGGGGATGCAGATCGTCTCGCCCGAGCAGTTCAACCAGGCGTTCACGATCCATGGCACGATCATGCTGCTGATGTTCGCGACGCCGCTGTTCGCCGGATTCACCAACTGGATCATGCCGCTGCAGATCGGCGCGCCCGACGTGGCGTTCCCGCGGCTGAACATGTTCGCGTACTGGCTCTACCTCTTCGGCTCGGTCATCGTCGTGGCCGGCTTCCTCACCCCGAACGGGGCGGCGGACTTCGGCTGGTTCGCCTACTCCCCGCTGACCGACGCGGTCCGCTCACCGGGCATCGGCAGCGACATGTGGATCATGGGGCTGGCCTTCTCCGGCTTCGGCACGATCCTCGGCTCGGTCAACTTCATCACCACGATCATCTGCCTGCGCGCCCCCGGCATGACGATGTTCCGCATGCCGATCTTCGTCTGGAACGTCCTGCTGACCGCTGTGCTGGTCCTGCTGGCCTTCCCGGTCCTCGCAGCCGCCCTCCTTGTGCTGGAGGCGGACCGCAAGTTCGGCGCGCACGTCTTCGACCCGGCCAACGGAGGCGCACTGCTGTGGCAGCACCTCTTCTGGTTCTTCGGCCACCCGGAGGTGTACATCATCGCCCTGCCGTTCTTCGGCATCGTCAGCGAGATCATCCCGGTCTTCAGCCGGAAGCCGATCTTCGGCTACATCGGCCTGATCAGCGCGACGATCGCCATCGCGGGCCTCTCCGCGACCGTGTGGGCGCACCACATGTTCGTCACGGGCGGTGTGCTGCTGCCGTTCTTCTCGTTCATGACCTTCCTCATCGCGGTACCGACCGGTGTGAAGTTCTTCAACTGGATCGGCACGATGTGGCACGGGGCGCTGTCCTTCGAGACACCGATGCTCTGGTCGATCGGATTCCTGGTCACCTTCCTGTTCGGCGGTCTGACCGGCGTGATCCTCGCCTCGCCCCCGATGGACTTCCACGTCTCGGACTCGTACTTCGTCGTCGCGCACTTCCACTACGTCGTCTTCGGCACCGTGGTCTTCGCGATGTTCGCCGGATTCCACTTCTGGTGGCCGAAGTTCACCGGCAAGATGCTGGACGAGCGGCTCGGAAAAATCACGTTCTGGACGCTGTTCGTGGGCTTCCACGGCACGTTCCTGGTGCAGCACTGGCTGGGCGCGGAAGGCATGCCGCGTCGTTACGCGGACTACCTCGCCGCGGACGGCTTCACCGCGCTGAACACGATCTCGACGATCTCCTCGTTCCTGCTCGGCCTGTCGATGCTGCCGTTCTTCTACAACGTCTGGAAGACCGCCAAGTACGGCCGGAACGTCGGAGTCGACGACCCGTGGGGCTACGGCCGCTCGCTGGAGTGGGCGACCTCATGCCCGCCGCCGCGGCACAACTTCCTCACCCTGCCGCGGATCCGTTCCGAATCCCCGGCCTTCGACCTGCACCACCCCTCGGTCCGCGCCCTCGACGAGGCCCTCAACCGTCCGGTCACGGAACTGCCCCGGACCCGGGGCGACGAGCGGGACTGA
- the meaB gene encoding methylmalonyl Co-A mutase-associated GTPase MeaB has product MAPRIDIDSYVKGVLDGKRAHIARAITLVESTRPDHRALAQQLLRELLPHSGAARRIGISGVPGVGKSTFIDALGTMLTGLGHRVAVLAVDPSSSRTGGSILGDKTRMERLAVDPAAFVRPSPTAGTLGGVAKATRESIVVMEAAGYDVVLVETVGVGQSETAVANMVDTFLLLTLARTGDQLQGIKKGVLELADAIAVNKADGPHERDARAAARELAGALRLMHPVDAAWTPPVLTCSARESAGLDTLWERLEQHRALLESTGRLAAKRRDQQVDWTWTMVRDELLESLRGHPEVRALTPGLEQRVRDGELTATLAAEQILSAFRGAAAVAGAGDPVA; this is encoded by the coding sequence ATGGCTCCCAGGATCGACATCGACAGCTATGTGAAGGGGGTGCTCGACGGGAAGAGGGCGCACATCGCGCGCGCCATCACTCTCGTCGAGTCCACCCGCCCCGATCACCGGGCGCTGGCCCAGCAGTTGCTGCGCGAGCTGCTGCCGCACTCCGGCGCCGCGCGGCGGATCGGCATCAGCGGCGTGCCCGGGGTCGGGAAGTCCACCTTCATCGACGCGCTGGGCACGATGCTCACCGGGCTCGGGCACCGGGTCGCGGTCTTGGCCGTCGACCCCTCCTCCAGCCGTACGGGCGGCTCCATCCTGGGCGACAAGACCAGGATGGAGCGGCTGGCGGTGGACCCGGCGGCGTTCGTGCGCCCGTCCCCCACCGCCGGGACGCTCGGCGGGGTGGCCAAGGCGACCCGGGAGTCCATCGTGGTGATGGAGGCCGCGGGGTACGACGTGGTGCTGGTGGAGACGGTCGGCGTCGGGCAGTCGGAGACGGCGGTGGCCAATATGGTCGACACGTTTCTGCTGCTGACACTGGCCCGGACCGGCGATCAGCTCCAGGGCATCAAGAAGGGTGTGCTGGAGCTGGCGGACGCGATCGCGGTCAACAAGGCCGACGGCCCGCACGAGCGCGACGCCCGCGCGGCCGCGCGTGAACTGGCGGGCGCGCTGCGGCTGATGCACCCGGTCGACGCGGCGTGGACACCGCCGGTGCTCACCTGCAGCGCCCGTGAGTCGGCCGGTCTCGACACCCTGTGGGAGCGTCTTGAGCAGCACCGGGCGCTGCTGGAGTCGACCGGGCGGCTCGCCGCGAAGCGGCGTGACCAGCAGGTCGACTGGACGTGGACGATGGTGCGGGACGAGCTGCTGGAGAGTCTGCGCGGCCATCCCGAGGTGCGTGCCCTCACGCCGGGGCTGGAACAGCGGGTACGGGACGGGGAGTTGACGGCCACGCTGGCGGCCGAGCAGATCCTGTCCGCGTTCCGGGGCGCGGCGGCGGTCGCGGGGGCCGGTGACCCGGTGGCCTGA
- a CDS encoding aldo/keto reductase family protein has protein sequence MEFRRLGRSGLTISEIAYGNWLTHGSQVEEDAAAACIRAALDAGITTFDTADVYAETRAEAVLGRALKGERREGLEVFTKVYFPTGPGHNDRGLGRKHIVESIDNSLRRLQTDYVDLYQAHRYDHSTPLEETMEAFADVVRSGKALYIGVSEWTADQLRAAHGLARELRVPLISNQPQYSALWRVIESDVVPASEELGIGQIVWSPIAQGALTGKYKPGAPLPAGSRATDDKGGANMIADWLRDDVLERVQRLRPLADGAGLSLAQLAVAWVLQNSNVSAAIIGASRPEQVAENAAAAGVTLDSELLKGIDDILDPVVERDPGLTAGHAGNS, from the coding sequence ATGGAGTTCCGCCGACTCGGCCGCAGCGGCCTGACCATCAGTGAGATCGCTTACGGGAACTGGCTCACCCACGGTTCCCAGGTGGAGGAGGACGCGGCTGCGGCCTGCATCCGCGCCGCCCTGGACGCCGGAATCACCACCTTCGACACCGCGGACGTCTACGCCGAGACCCGGGCCGAAGCCGTCCTGGGCCGGGCGCTCAAGGGCGAACGCCGCGAGGGTCTGGAGGTGTTCACCAAGGTCTACTTCCCGACCGGCCCCGGACACAACGACCGGGGGCTCGGCCGCAAGCACATCGTGGAGTCCATCGACAACTCGCTGCGCCGTCTGCAGACGGATTACGTGGACCTGTACCAGGCCCACCGCTACGACCACTCGACCCCGCTGGAGGAGACGATGGAGGCGTTCGCCGACGTCGTCCGCTCCGGCAAGGCCCTCTACATCGGCGTCTCGGAGTGGACGGCCGACCAGCTCCGCGCCGCGCACGGGCTGGCCCGCGAGCTGCGGGTGCCGCTGATCTCCAACCAGCCGCAGTACTCGGCGCTGTGGCGGGTCATCGAGAGCGACGTGGTGCCGGCCTCCGAGGAACTGGGCATCGGCCAGATCGTCTGGTCCCCGATCGCCCAGGGCGCGCTCACCGGCAAGTACAAGCCGGGTGCGCCGCTCCCGGCCGGTTCGCGGGCGACCGACGACAAGGGCGGCGCGAACATGATCGCCGACTGGCTGCGCGACGACGTGCTGGAGCGCGTCCAGCGGCTGCGGCCGCTCGCCGACGGCGCCGGTCTCAGCCTGGCCCAGCTCGCGGTCGCGTGGGTGCTGCAGAACTCCAACGTCTCGGCCGCGATCATCGGCGCCTCCCGGCCGGAGCAGGTGGCGGAGAACGCCGCGGCGGCCGGCGTGACGCTCGACTCGGAGCTGCTGAAGGGGATCGACGACATCCTGGACCCGGTGGTCGAGCGGGATCCCGGGCTGACGGCCGGGCACGCGGGCAACAGCTGA
- a CDS encoding GNAT family N-acetyltransferase gives MSIRITVLADPDRPTGSHRLAWLASGPDGSPLGSAFLRVFTREGQDHLAELELTVHPAERRNGVGSLLFDAAVAAAREEDRRSVIAQAETGSAGDHFLRAKGLRKVLTLTYVRLPLAKADTEALHRAVGRPHPGYRLISWDGTVPDELAVTFAASRRAMDDMPMDDTDFGTVVWDVDRVRSAAAAVAARGDLLHTVVAVEESTTTIVGFTELVVPGDGKGDAQHYGTGVLPEHRGHGLGAWMKAGSILHAREAHPGLEGLLTDTADSNTHMRRINDALGYEPTHGSVEYQLDL, from the coding sequence TTGTCGATACGCATCACCGTGCTGGCCGACCCCGACCGGCCCACCGGCAGCCACCGTCTGGCCTGGCTCGCCTCCGGCCCCGACGGCAGCCCCCTCGGCTCGGCGTTCCTGCGCGTCTTCACCCGCGAGGGCCAGGACCACCTCGCCGAACTGGAACTCACCGTCCACCCCGCGGAGCGCCGCAACGGCGTCGGCTCACTGCTGTTCGACGCCGCGGTCGCCGCTGCCCGCGAGGAGGACCGGCGCAGCGTGATCGCGCAGGCCGAGACCGGATCGGCGGGAGACCACTTCCTGCGGGCCAAGGGACTGCGCAAGGTCCTGACCCTGACGTACGTACGGCTCCCGCTGGCGAAGGCCGACACCGAGGCCCTGCACCGGGCCGTCGGGCGGCCGCACCCGGGCTACCGGCTGATCTCCTGGGACGGCACCGTCCCGGACGAGCTCGCGGTGACGTTCGCCGCCTCGCGCCGGGCCATGGACGACATGCCCATGGACGACACCGACTTCGGCACGGTCGTCTGGGACGTGGACCGGGTCCGCTCCGCGGCGGCGGCCGTCGCGGCCCGCGGCGACCTGCTCCACACCGTCGTGGCGGTCGAGGAGTCCACCACCACGATCGTGGGCTTCACGGAACTCGTCGTCCCGGGCGACGGAAAGGGCGACGCCCAGCACTACGGCACCGGAGTCCTTCCCGAGCACCGGGGACACGGCCTCGGAGCGTGGATGAAGGCAGGCTCCATCCTCCACGCCCGCGAGGCCCACCCCGGCCTGGAGGGGCTGCTGACGGACACCGCCGACAGTAATACGCACATGCGGCGCATCAACGACGCACTCGGCTACGAGCCGACACACGGCTCGGTCGAGTACCAGCTCGATCTGTAG
- a CDS encoding NAD(P)/FAD-dependent oxidoreductase, whose translation MARPRILVVGAGFAGVECVRRLERGLIPGEAEIALVAPFSYQLYLPLLPQVAAGVLTPQSVAISLRRSRKHRTRIIPGGAIGVDPRAKVCVIRKITDEVVYEPYDYIVLSAGSVTRTFDIPGLLDNARGMKTLAEAAYVRDHVIAQLDLADASHDENERASRLQFVVVGGGYAGTETAACLQRLTTSAVQQYPRLDPKLIKWHLIDIAPKLMPELGDKLGRSALQVLRARGIEVSLGVSIAEAAPEKVTFTDGRVLPCRTLIWTAGVAASPLVSTFDAETVRGRLAVTPEMSLPGFDGVFALGDCAAVPDLHKGDGAVCPPTAQHAMRQGRRLADNLIATLRNQPLKPYVHKDLGLVVDLGGKDAVSKPLGIELHGIPAQAVARGYHWSALRTNVAKARVATNWILNAVAGDDFVRTGFLSRQPAKLRDFEHTDTYLTPAQVREYTASLHTGT comes from the coding sequence GTGGCACGACCCAGGATCCTCGTTGTCGGCGCCGGATTCGCCGGAGTGGAGTGCGTGCGCCGTCTGGAGCGCGGGCTCATCCCCGGCGAGGCGGAGATCGCACTCGTCGCCCCGTTCTCGTACCAGCTCTACCTCCCCCTGCTGCCACAGGTCGCGGCGGGCGTGCTCACCCCCCAGTCGGTCGCCATCTCACTGCGCCGCAGCCGCAAACACCGCACCCGGATCATCCCGGGCGGGGCCATCGGCGTGGATCCCAGGGCGAAGGTCTGCGTCATCCGCAAGATCACCGACGAGGTCGTCTACGAGCCCTACGACTACATCGTGCTCAGTGCCGGGAGCGTCACCCGCACCTTCGACATCCCCGGCCTGCTGGACAACGCCCGGGGCATGAAGACACTGGCCGAGGCCGCCTACGTACGAGACCACGTGATCGCCCAGCTCGACCTCGCCGACGCCAGCCACGACGAGAACGAGCGGGCCTCGCGCCTCCAGTTCGTGGTGGTCGGCGGTGGATACGCGGGCACCGAGACCGCGGCCTGCCTGCAACGCCTCACCACCAGCGCGGTCCAGCAGTACCCGCGGCTCGACCCGAAGCTGATCAAGTGGCACCTTATCGACATCGCCCCGAAACTGATGCCCGAACTGGGCGACAAGCTGGGCCGAAGCGCCCTTCAGGTGCTGCGCGCACGCGGCATCGAGGTCTCGCTCGGCGTCTCGATCGCCGAGGCCGCCCCGGAGAAGGTCACCTTCACCGACGGCCGGGTGCTGCCCTGCCGGACCCTGATCTGGACGGCGGGCGTCGCCGCCAGCCCGCTGGTCAGCACGTTCGACGCGGAGACGGTACGCGGCCGGCTGGCCGTCACCCCCGAGATGAGCCTGCCCGGCTTCGACGGCGTCTTCGCCCTCGGCGACTGCGCGGCCGTGCCGGACCTGCACAAGGGCGACGGAGCGGTCTGCCCGCCCACCGCACAGCACGCCATGCGCCAGGGCCGCAGGCTCGCCGACAACCTCATCGCGACCCTGCGCAACCAGCCGCTGAAGCCGTACGTCCACAAGGACCTCGGTCTCGTCGTGGACCTCGGCGGCAAGGACGCGGTCTCCAAGCCGCTCGGCATCGAACTGCACGGGATTCCCGCACAGGCCGTCGCCCGCGGCTACCACTGGTCGGCGCTGCGCACCAATGTCGCCAAGGCCCGGGTCGCGACCAACTGGATCCTCAACGCCGTCGCCGGCGACGACTTCGTACGCACCGGCTTCCTGTCCCGGCAGCCGGCCAAGCTGCGCGACTTCGAGCACACGGACACCTACCTCACACCGGCACAGGTCCGCGAGTACACCGCCTCGCTGCACACCGGCACCTGA